A stretch of the Gemmatimonas aurantiaca genome encodes the following:
- a CDS encoding DUF58 domain-containing protein encodes MAAKDASDEGTPVQGMPMQGMTGGSHGYGVLLDAVRGLRWPARRAVGAAPPGTHRSSQRGTAGEFTEYRLYRQGDDPRALDWKLLGRSDRAFIKLSDDRALLTTWIVVDASASMAFPAEGSAGQSGPRSKWQMVRAVATGLAAVVHASSDPVGLLATGASGVSRLPPRTRRGTVQEIARMLDGVTCGGVDELTPYIAALSPNSRIVCLTDCLGDREALMRTASALAAAGAQFECVHIVAAEELDLPAGAHLVRDPETGAQTRGESATPGVVLAARARDDYVRAFTAFREQVRQEWRAIGAGYTQIVTTDDPARAVRAVVVGTGSC; translated from the coding sequence ATGGCAGCGAAGGACGCTTCGGACGAAGGCACGCCAGTGCAGGGTATGCCCATGCAGGGCATGACAGGGGGATCGCACGGATACGGTGTGTTGCTTGATGCCGTGCGCGGTCTCCGCTGGCCCGCCCGGCGTGCCGTGGGTGCCGCACCGCCCGGCACGCATCGTTCGTCGCAACGCGGCACCGCGGGCGAGTTCACGGAGTATCGCCTTTATCGACAGGGTGACGATCCTCGTGCGCTCGACTGGAAGCTGCTCGGTCGCAGTGATCGGGCGTTCATCAAACTCAGTGACGACCGGGCGCTGCTGACCACCTGGATCGTGGTGGATGCCAGTGCGAGCATGGCGTTTCCCGCTGAAGGGTCGGCGGGGCAGTCGGGTCCACGCAGCAAATGGCAGATGGTCCGTGCGGTGGCGACGGGGCTGGCGGCCGTCGTGCATGCGTCGAGCGATCCCGTGGGGTTGCTGGCCACCGGCGCGTCCGGCGTCTCACGTTTGCCGCCCCGCACGCGTCGCGGCACGGTCCAGGAAATCGCCCGCATGCTCGATGGAGTGACCTGCGGTGGTGTGGACGAACTCACGCCGTACATTGCCGCGCTGTCTCCGAATTCGCGCATCGTGTGTCTCACCGATTGTCTGGGTGATCGCGAGGCTCTGATGCGCACGGCGTCGGCGCTCGCGGCGGCCGGTGCCCAGTTCGAGTGTGTGCACATCGTGGCCGCCGAGGAACTGGATCTGCCGGCCGGCGCCCACCTCGTGCGAGATCCGGAGACGGGAGCGCAAACCCGTGGAGAGTCGGCAACACCGGGCGTCGTGCTGGCGGCGCGGGCACGCGACGACTATGTGCGGGCCTTCACGGCGTTCCGCGAGCAGGTGCGTCAGGAATGGCGGGCCATCGGGGCGGGGTACACGCAGATTGTCACCACCGACGATCCCGCGCGTGCGGTGCGCGCGGTGGTGGTGGGAACGGGATCGTGCTGA
- a CDS encoding MoxR family ATPase yields MSTATVTTPAADVGALVASVQRLRAEIGKRVVGQDTVVDEILMALVAGGHALLVGVPGLAKTLMIRSLADAMALDFRRIQFTPDLVPSDITGTEILEESGGGSRAFRFVRGPVFANIVLADEINRAPPRTQAALLEAMQEHSVTAAGQTMRLPEPFFVLATQNPIEQEGTYPLPEAQLDRFLFDIRVGYPTEADEVGILRATTGARGAAITPVFTADDALALQRAVRALPCSDLLLQYATRLVRATRPQEANIPAIVSRYVRWGAGPRAGQALILGAKASALLAGRPAVSPADIRRVAMPVLRHRILPNFAAEADGISAEPIIEALLAHVPAPTSATAL; encoded by the coding sequence ATGAGTACGGCTACCGTGACTACGCCGGCCGCCGACGTCGGAGCGCTCGTGGCATCGGTGCAGCGTTTGCGCGCCGAGATCGGCAAGCGGGTGGTGGGGCAGGATACGGTGGTGGATGAGATCCTCATGGCGCTCGTGGCCGGTGGACATGCGCTGCTGGTGGGCGTGCCCGGTCTCGCGAAGACGCTCATGATCCGTTCGCTCGCCGATGCGATGGCGCTGGATTTCCGTCGCATTCAGTTCACACCCGATCTCGTGCCCAGCGACATCACCGGTACGGAGATTCTCGAAGAAAGTGGTGGCGGCAGTCGCGCGTTCCGTTTCGTGCGCGGACCGGTGTTCGCGAACATCGTGCTGGCCGACGAGATCAACCGTGCGCCGCCACGCACGCAGGCGGCGCTGCTCGAAGCCATGCAGGAGCACAGCGTGACGGCGGCAGGCCAGACCATGCGCCTGCCGGAGCCGTTCTTCGTGCTCGCCACGCAGAACCCCATCGAGCAGGAAGGCACGTATCCACTGCCGGAAGCGCAGCTCGATCGGTTCCTCTTCGATATTCGCGTGGGATATCCCACGGAGGCCGACGAAGTGGGCATTCTGCGGGCCACCACGGGTGCGCGCGGCGCGGCCATCACGCCGGTGTTCACCGCCGACGACGCCTTGGCGCTGCAGCGCGCGGTGCGGGCGCTGCCGTGCAGCGATCTGCTGCTGCAATACGCCACGCGTCTGGTGCGGGCCACGCGTCCGCAGGAAGCGAATATTCCGGCCATCGTGTCGCGGTATGTGCGCTGGGGAGCAGGCCCCCGGGCCGGACAGGCGCTCATCCTGGGTGCGAAGGCCTCGGCGTTGCTGGCGGGGCGTCCGGCCGTTTCGCCGGCCGATATCCGGCGCGTGGCCATGCCGGTGTTGCGTCATCGGATCCTGCCCAACTTCGCCGCTGAAGCTGACGGCATTTCGGCGGAACCGATCATCGAAGCCCTGCTCGCGCACGTGCCCGCACCCACGAGTGCCACCGCACTCTGA
- a CDS encoding GAF domain-containing protein, giving the protein MTDGRELLAVREIAHAFLVADHPSDVQQFALSRVTPLLGASFSMVMQLGADGELLRPVAQHEWPAAHRAWIGALRVRVGDGPSGLAVAERRLVEVEDLFADAALGGWHEVAHELGFRSIIAAPLETPDGPIGAVAFYFADATSISDEQRALVRLVADQLAAATDKARRVDAFRRANAALAEANAELEAQAVAWSAADFQRRQIERIVVDALLNLTVSTEEPVEAHATQRLASVRSLALVAREFTAVTDPAMVAGASDLQDVDLREAMQMAVAHWRRITPLIAVRVTEPTVLLPTLRTRTGAVQRVLELVLGIGLLGAAVEQGEVRVAIGSGPGTLSLVVEWDGRRILPGQDQPPQGPSRILQLCGEAFSWETHDPYSAVRQSVTAADLPLVQALVSQLGGDLRLDDGRDAPAGAQSITVVFPVLSDPS; this is encoded by the coding sequence ATGACCGACGGACGCGAACTGCTGGCCGTGCGCGAGATCGCGCACGCCTTTCTGGTGGCTGATCATCCGAGTGACGTGCAGCAGTTTGCCCTGTCGCGCGTCACCCCGTTGCTGGGGGCTTCGTTCTCGATGGTCATGCAGCTCGGCGCCGATGGCGAACTGCTGCGGCCCGTGGCGCAGCACGAATGGCCCGCGGCGCACCGGGCCTGGATCGGGGCATTGCGAGTGCGCGTGGGGGATGGTCCGTCGGGGCTGGCGGTGGCCGAGCGTCGGCTGGTGGAGGTGGAAGACCTCTTCGCCGATGCGGCGCTGGGTGGCTGGCACGAGGTGGCGCACGAACTCGGATTCCGCTCCATCATCGCCGCACCGTTGGAGACACCGGACGGCCCCATCGGAGCGGTGGCGTTCTACTTTGCCGATGCCACGAGCATCAGCGATGAACAACGGGCGCTCGTGCGGCTCGTGGCCGATCAGCTCGCGGCGGCGACCGACAAGGCACGGCGCGTGGATGCATTCCGGCGCGCCAACGCGGCGCTGGCCGAGGCCAACGCGGAACTCGAAGCCCAGGCGGTGGCCTGGAGCGCGGCGGATTTTCAGCGTCGCCAGATCGAACGCATCGTCGTGGATGCCTTGCTGAATCTCACGGTCTCCACCGAGGAGCCCGTGGAGGCACATGCCACACAGCGTCTGGCATCGGTGCGATCGCTGGCGCTCGTGGCACGGGAGTTCACGGCCGTGACCGATCCGGCGATGGTCGCGGGCGCGTCCGATCTGCAGGACGTCGATCTCCGTGAGGCCATGCAGATGGCGGTCGCGCACTGGCGGCGTATCACGCCGCTCATTGCCGTACGCGTGACCGAACCCACGGTGCTGTTGCCCACGCTGCGCACGCGGACCGGAGCGGTCCAGCGTGTGCTGGAGCTGGTGCTGGGCATCGGCCTGCTCGGCGCCGCGGTCGAGCAGGGCGAGGTACGGGTGGCGATCGGATCGGGACCGGGCACACTGTCCCTCGTGGTGGAGTGGGACGGACGTCGGATCCTGCCCGGACAGGACCAACCTCCGCAGGGCCCTTCGCGTATACTTCAATTGTGTGGTGAGGCGTTCTCCTGGGAGACGCACGATCCGTACTCTGCCGTGCGCCAGTCGGTCACCGCCGCCGACCTCCCGTTGGTGCAGGCATTGGTGTCGCAGCTTGGCGGTGATCTCCGTCTCGATGATGGGCGCGACGCTCCCGCCGGCGCGCAGTCGATCACGGTGGTGTTCCCGGTGCTCTCCGATCCGTCCTGA
- a CDS encoding glycine--tRNA ligase, whose translation MSGYPDVMDKLVSLSKRRGFIFQSSEIYGGTGSVWDYGPLGVELKKNIKDRWWNAMVRARDDIEGLDAAILMHPRTWEASGHVAGFTDPLVDCKQCKARFRADKMDPKKLEANVCPNCGSKGTLTEPRQFNLMFKTFMGAMEDTASVVYLRPETAQGIFVNFLNVQQSARQKIPFGIAQIGKAFRNEITPGNFIFRTREFEQMEMQFFVEPGTDMEWFETWKALRMQWHFDLGLSPDRLAFHQHDATELAHYARAAFDVTFDFGGTLGHQEIEGIHNRSDFDLTQHQQYSGKKLEYFDQPNNRRYVPYVIETSVGADRVTLAAMVNAYREEQVEGEEEGRVVMGFKPSIAPIKAAVFPLTKKDGQPDMAHRILDDLRNAFTVDYDETGSIGKRYRRQDEVGTPFCITVDGQSTADQTVTVRDRDSLAQDRVDVSQLKGYLAAKLVG comes from the coding sequence ATGTCCGGCTACCCCGATGTGATGGACAAGCTCGTGTCGCTCTCCAAACGACGTGGCTTCATCTTCCAGTCGTCCGAGATCTACGGCGGGACGGGGTCGGTGTGGGATTACGGTCCATTGGGCGTGGAGCTCAAGAAGAACATCAAGGATCGCTGGTGGAATGCGATGGTGCGCGCGCGCGACGACATCGAGGGACTCGATGCCGCGATCCTCATGCATCCGCGCACCTGGGAAGCGTCGGGACACGTGGCCGGATTCACCGATCCGCTGGTGGACTGCAAGCAGTGCAAGGCCCGCTTCCGCGCCGACAAGATGGACCCGAAGAAACTCGAGGCGAACGTGTGCCCCAATTGCGGCAGCAAGGGCACGCTCACCGAGCCGCGGCAGTTCAATCTGATGTTCAAGACGTTCATGGGCGCGATGGAGGACACGGCGAGTGTCGTGTATCTGCGTCCGGAAACGGCGCAGGGCATCTTCGTGAACTTCCTCAACGTGCAGCAGAGCGCCCGGCAGAAGATCCCGTTCGGCATCGCGCAGATCGGCAAGGCGTTCCGCAACGAGATCACGCCGGGCAACTTCATCTTCCGCACGCGTGAGTTCGAGCAGATGGAGATGCAGTTCTTCGTCGAGCCGGGCACGGACATGGAGTGGTTCGAGACGTGGAAGGCGCTGCGCATGCAGTGGCACTTCGATCTCGGCCTGTCGCCGGACCGCCTGGCGTTCCATCAGCACGACGCGACCGAACTGGCGCACTATGCGCGCGCGGCATTCGACGTGACGTTCGATTTTGGCGGCACGCTCGGACATCAGGAAATCGAAGGCATCCACAACCGCTCCGATTTCGATCTCACGCAGCACCAGCAGTACTCGGGGAAGAAGCTCGAGTACTTCGATCAGCCCAACAACCGCCGGTACGTGCCGTACGTGATCGAGACGTCGGTGGGCGCCGATCGGGTGACGCTGGCGGCGATGGTGAACGCGTATCGCGAAGAGCAGGTGGAAGGCGAGGAGGAAGGCCGCGTGGTGATGGGCTTCAAGCCGTCCATTGCCCCCATCAAGGCCGCCGTGTTCCCGCTCACCAAAAAGGACGGGCAGCCCGACATGGCGCATCGCATTCTCGACGATCTGCGCAACGCCTTCACCGTGGACTACGACGAAACGGGATCCATCGGCAAGCGCTATCGCCGTCAGGACGAAGTGGGCACGCCGTTCTGCATCACCGTGGACGGTCAGAGCACGGCCGATCAGACCGTGACGGTGCGCGATCGTGATTCGCTGGCGCAGGACCGTGTCGACGTCTCGCAGCTCAAGGGATATCTGGCCGCGAAGCTGGTGGGCTGA